Proteins encoded within one genomic window of Humulus lupulus chromosome 1, drHumLupu1.1, whole genome shotgun sequence:
- the LOC133821379 gene encoding uncharacterized protein LOC133821379, whose amino-acid sequence MVERRSSIRSLETQVGQLAKLMEDCNQGALPSSIVVNPKEQCQAVTLRSETKYDGPTMDDKGKKIEDQHATSPTQEEVIEDLPKKENLKYTEPTPKIPYPQQFRKVNLNKKFSKFLELFKNLHINIPFNEALEKMPNYLKFLKKNLSKKRKLKEYETVAVTEECSGILQQKLPSMLKDPGSFNIPCSIGGLLETKALCDLGASINLMLLSIFRELNLGEARPTTVSLQMADYLIKHPRGIIEDVLVKVDNFIFFANFIVLDMEEDTNFPIILGRPFLATGRALIDVQKGELKLQVQNEVVTCSVFAATKIPTCCRVEVVKREENKLKVSKQRSMVKSGMRKSASSFKNVR is encoded by the coding sequence ATGGTAGAAAGAAGATCCTCCATTCGGAGCTTAGAAACACAAGTTGGCCAACTTGCAAAGCTAATGGAAGACTGTAATCAAGGGGCTCTACCTAGTTCCATAGTGGTGAATCCCAAAGAGCAATGTCAAGCTGTCACTTTGAGGAGCGAGACTAAGTATGATGGGCCCACAATGGATGATAAGGGAAAGAAGATAGAGGATCAACATGCCACTAGTCCAACACAAGAGGAGGTTATTGAAGACCTTCCAAAGAAAGAAAATCTGAAATACACCGAGCCTACACCAAAGATTCCTTATCCTCAACAGTTCCGAAAGGTCAATCTTAACAAAAAATTCTCCAAATTTCTCGAGCTATTTAAGAATCTTCACATAAATATTCCATTTAATGAGGCGCTTGAGAAGATGCCAAATTACCTTAAATTCTTgaagaaaaatttatctaagaaAAGGAAGTTGAAGGAATACGAGACAGTTGCAGTTACTGAGGAATGCAGTGGAATATTGCAACAGAAATTACCTTCCAtgcttaaagatcctggtagtttcaatattCCATGCTCTATAGGGGGTTTATTAGAAACCAAGGCTTTATGTGACTTGGGGGCTAGTATAAATTTAATGCTGCTATCTATTTTTAGAGAGTTAAACTTGGGAGAAGCCCGTCCTACTACCGTGTCCCTACAAATGGCAGATTATTTAATTAAGCATCCAAGGGGAATCATTGAAGATGTGTTGGTGAAAGTAGATAATTTTATATTCTTTGCAAACTTCATAGTGTTGGACATGGAAGAAGATACTAATTTCCCAATAATTCTTGGAAGACCATTTTTAGCTACTGGAAGGGCGTTAATAGATGTTCAAAAGGGTGAGTTAAAGCTGCAAGTTCAAAATGAGGTAGTAACATGTAGTGTTTTTGCAGCAACAaaaattccaacttgttgtagagttgaagtggtaaaAAGAGAAGAGAACAAGTTAAAAGTCTCTAAGCAAAGATCCATGGTTAAAAGTGGAATGCGAAAAAGTGCGTCATCGTTTAAAAATGTTCGTTAG